The Burkholderia sp. HI2500 genome contains a region encoding:
- a CDS encoding DNA-binding protein yields MGREANITAEQVDAIADTMKAEGVKPTLRGVRERLGTGSLGTVAKLLQRWKAGQERQPNAALAVPPALQRAIVDWMDQELSAARATLEAELADQQQAAADLAGENERQGELIADRDAELEALSIDKAAAEGKATQLADDLDSAREEAARERQAAEQARTELAKALLRLEAMPRLEADLAAVRADLDRERQARVAAEQSAAVLAAQKDDLTARLADAGSRRERAEEVLSVQQQRTDKLAAELADTRASLQATEARAKAFEREAATATADAERARADAKAAGEQAASLRGQLDAARSATPAPAQRRANTKRAGS; encoded by the coding sequence ATGGGTCGCGAAGCGAATATCACCGCCGAGCAGGTCGACGCGATTGCGGACACGATGAAGGCGGAAGGTGTCAAACCGACGTTGCGCGGCGTGCGTGAACGCTTAGGGACGGGCAGTTTGGGAACCGTCGCCAAGCTCTTGCAGCGCTGGAAAGCCGGGCAGGAGCGCCAACCGAATGCTGCGCTTGCTGTTCCCCCGGCGTTACAGCGCGCGATCGTTGACTGGATGGACCAGGAGCTCAGCGCAGCACGCGCGACGCTTGAGGCCGAGCTCGCCGACCAGCAGCAGGCCGCAGCCGACCTTGCGGGCGAGAATGAGCGTCAAGGTGAGCTGATCGCCGATCGCGACGCCGAGCTCGAAGCGCTGTCGATCGACAAAGCAGCAGCCGAGGGCAAGGCGACCCAGCTTGCTGACGACCTCGACTCCGCGCGGGAGGAAGCGGCGCGCGAGCGCCAAGCCGCCGAGCAGGCCCGCACGGAGTTAGCGAAGGCACTACTGCGCCTCGAGGCGATGCCGCGGCTTGAAGCTGATCTTGCGGCCGTGCGTGCTGATCTCGACAGGGAGCGTCAGGCACGTGTAGCGGCCGAACAATCCGCCGCAGTGCTTGCCGCCCAGAAGGATGATTTGACCGCGCGCTTGGCCGACGCTGGTTCGCGGCGCGAGCGTGCCGAAGAGGTACTGTCGGTGCAGCAGCAACGCACTGACAAGCTTGCGGCCGAGCTCGCCGACACGCGTGCATCGCTGCAAGCGACAGAAGCCCGCGCGAAGGCGTTTGAGCGTGAGGCGGCCACTGCTACGGCCGACGCCGAACGCGCGCGCGCGGATGCGAAAGCGGCCGGCGAGCAGGCCGCTTCGCTGCGAGGCCAACTCGACGCCGCGAGATCCGCGACGCCGGCGCCGGCACAACGTCGCGCCAACACCAAGCGTGCGGGATCGTGA
- a CDS encoding PAAR domain-containing protein has protein sequence MGFAFIREGDTTSHGGRVLACDPTNAVDGKALALLGDMVSCPRCGGIFPIVNVKTDLHMTFNGRPVASDGDITACGATLIATQSTATASPTSGTGNPVGAGKGVLAQTVAQGDGTYRGRFQLVDDNTRQPISNHPYTVTSADGQTIQGMTDTNGHTDWLNTHQAASLTFNQPGRAKNAGASEA, from the coding sequence ATGGGTTTTGCATTTATCCGCGAGGGCGACACCACCTCGCACGGCGGACGCGTGCTTGCGTGTGATCCGACCAACGCTGTCGACGGCAAGGCATTGGCGCTGCTTGGCGACATGGTTTCGTGCCCGCGCTGCGGCGGGATCTTCCCGATCGTGAACGTAAAAACCGATCTCCACATGACATTCAACGGCCGGCCGGTTGCGTCCGACGGTGACATAACGGCATGTGGCGCGACGCTCATCGCAACGCAAAGCACGGCCACGGCGTCTCCAACCTCGGGCACGGGCAACCCGGTCGGTGCCGGCAAAGGTGTGCTGGCGCAGACTGTCGCGCAGGGCGACGGGACATATCGCGGGCGTTTCCAGCTCGTCGACGACAACACGCGCCAGCCGATCTCGAATCACCCATACACGGTTACCTCTGCGGACGGCCAGACCATCCAGGGCATGACGGACACGAACGGCCACACCGACTGGTTGAACACTCATCAGGCAGCATCGCTCACGTTCAATCAACCAGGCAGGGCCAAGAACGCGGGCGCGAGCGAAGCATGA
- a CDS encoding plasmid mobilization protein, whose protein sequence is MPFEVQGAKALTKSVTLRLTQDEKTRLQDDAELAGLTVSELIRRRYFGRPIVASANMVMVRELRRVGGLLKDLHNKTDGVYSRETAQALVEITGQIKKLSQP, encoded by the coding sequence ATGCCGTTCGAAGTGCAGGGTGCGAAGGCACTCACCAAGAGCGTTACGTTGCGATTGACGCAAGACGAAAAGACCCGCTTGCAAGATGACGCCGAGCTTGCTGGTTTGACCGTTTCGGAACTTATTCGCCGACGGTATTTCGGGCGGCCGATCGTCGCGAGCGCCAACATGGTGATGGTCCGCGAGCTGCGCCGTGTTGGTGGCCTGCTGAAGGATCTCCACAATAAGACAGACGGCGTGTACAGCCGCGAGACTGCGCAAGCCCTCGTGGAGATCACCGGGCAGATCAAGAAGCTGAGCCAGCCATGA
- a CDS encoding VRR-NUC domain-containing protein, whose protein sequence is MTGNPTEYLPEVSYDMTKEPPAPIMSDDDPLQPHDSLLDWIRDKWPGRMGGYRRDKAAGGPGVRRPDVVIVNDPSQPPVQSNIKKVVEMKFDDGFGQGQSTSYIRIAGSRSKYAPLNRADCGCSDKQSETQSARSTQSHSATDDVFGTDVGSHSSMGPFGLPLPPQPPGAQPAGVALPP, encoded by the coding sequence ATGACCGGCAACCCGACGGAATATCTGCCGGAAGTCTCGTACGACATGACCAAGGAACCTCCTGCCCCGATCATGTCGGACGACGATCCGCTACAACCGCATGATTCGCTGCTGGACTGGATTCGCGATAAATGGCCGGGAAGAATGGGCGGCTATCGCAGGGACAAGGCTGCAGGCGGCCCTGGCGTTCGCCGGCCTGACGTTGTCATCGTGAACGACCCCTCTCAGCCGCCCGTACAATCGAACATCAAGAAAGTCGTCGAGATGAAATTCGATGACGGTTTCGGGCAGGGACAAAGTACCTCGTACATTCGCATCGCCGGCAGCAGAAGCAAGTATGCTCCGCTGAATCGAGCCGACTGTGGGTGTTCCGACAAACAGTCGGAAACGCAATCGGCCCGATCAACGCAAAGCCATTCCGCAACTGATGACGTGTTTGGAACCGATGTGGGAAGCCATAGCAGCATGGGACCATTCGGGCTGCCGCTTCCCCCGCAGCCCCCAGGCGCGCAGCCCGCAGGCGTTGCCTTACCACCTTAA
- a CDS encoding type VI immunity family protein, which produces MTHDELVAWAKDPRRQDTLPFGLYEPAYQKAIVGAALVVRGALYFKGGYTKSVRQALVHCYERYLATIKDYEVASFKAAGLEPPKVGPMRWFYEEGKSPVAFDKARGFSRLAMDLPSNQALVSATTSADHKLATGFYEFSVFCLEDWQAAMGTRGVDVMVFTVPRRFLEICPGAFEAMFAEFAAAVPTIWGHGGYGVNLPPLNTEANEASEYFWCRRYGPGIDVGQPNSTSIRDLTGKIKTVDWLTALDADLVRSVGGADKLMLPPDWFRITPFGDGGLIIQAGLEPVAGVPIGKGIPPDPPAAYVLLNHALRPIVAETSDILQGGTINSTAPLLNTRVATEAWLRRFDVPDDKTNGYWVELHKTPKLPPAGT; this is translated from the coding sequence ATGACGCATGATGAACTGGTAGCGTGGGCCAAAGATCCGCGACGGCAAGACACCCTCCCATTTGGCCTATACGAGCCTGCGTATCAAAAGGCGATCGTAGGCGCAGCGCTAGTCGTGCGCGGCGCACTGTACTTCAAAGGCGGATACACGAAATCCGTGCGGCAAGCGCTTGTGCATTGTTACGAGCGTTATCTGGCGACGATCAAGGATTACGAAGTGGCGTCGTTCAAAGCTGCAGGGCTGGAACCTCCGAAGGTCGGCCCGATGCGCTGGTTCTACGAGGAAGGCAAGAGTCCGGTGGCCTTCGATAAGGCTCGCGGATTTTCCCGGCTGGCAATGGATTTGCCGAGCAATCAAGCCCTCGTGTCCGCGACGACGAGTGCAGACCACAAGCTCGCGACTGGCTTTTACGAGTTTTCTGTGTTCTGCCTCGAGGACTGGCAAGCCGCGATGGGTACCCGTGGCGTTGATGTGATGGTGTTCACAGTACCGCGACGTTTCCTGGAGATTTGCCCCGGGGCGTTTGAGGCGATGTTTGCTGAATTCGCTGCAGCGGTTCCAACCATTTGGGGGCACGGCGGGTACGGCGTGAATCTCCCCCCGCTCAACACCGAAGCAAATGAAGCGAGCGAGTATTTCTGGTGCCGACGGTACGGACCCGGCATCGATGTCGGGCAACCCAACAGTACGTCCATTCGTGATCTGACCGGCAAGATCAAGACCGTCGATTGGTTGACGGCACTCGATGCCGATCTGGTTCGCAGCGTCGGCGGTGCGGACAAACTGATGCTCCCGCCGGACTGGTTCCGCATAACGCCGTTTGGAGATGGCGGCCTCATCATTCAGGCGGGCCTAGAACCGGTCGCAGGCGTCCCGATCGGGAAAGGGATCCCCCCCGATCCGCCGGCCGCGTATGTACTGCTGAATCATGCGCTGCGCCCGATCGTGGCGGAAACATCCGACATTCTGCAAGGCGGCACGATCAACAGCACTGCGCCGTTGCTCAATACGCGCGTTGCGACAGAAGCATGGCTACGTCGGTTCGATGTTCCCGACGATAAGACAAACGGCTACTGGGTCGAGCTGCACAAGACACCGAAACTCCCGCCGGCGGGGACGTAA